The genome window TTGGAAGGATCCATCTGACAGAGAGTGTTGGATTCTCACTACTCACTAGTGACCAGAAGACAAAAACGTACGATTAACATTATAAGTGGCTCAAAAGTGCTTGAAAACAATCAGAGTTACCCCTCAAACATGAGAGGCTTCTCAATCAATGTAAACAATATTTCTCATCATTGCCACCATTATTCTGATgctataaatattattaaacattcAAGAAATTGGGggaaaaaagtgaataaaaaaGGGTATAAATCAGTAAAGAAAATGGGGTCTGTTGGGGCGGCGGAGGGGTGGTTGTTCTTCCCAGACTCACCACCCAATCATTTGATTGGGTCATTGAAATCCAAGAAAAGaatcaagaaaaatatttaagtgAAGAAATGATAAAGAGGAAATAATGATtgctaataataatagaataatagaaAATTGATCGGTCATTGAGTACCTGCAGCTAATAGTGTTAAGCAATGAGGGGAGTTGCAGAAGGAGAAACTAAACGGCTCCCACTACTTATAGCCCTCAGTAATCGCTTTCTCCGTTTTAGGGTTTTACCATGCCTGCAATTCTGCAAATACACCTTGGGTTTTCGTTGGTTGGGCTTCACAGAGAAGCCCAATTTTCACTTCTGGGCCGTGGTAATCTTCTTCATTTTCAGCACCACAGGGCTTGATTGATTAGTAAATTTTTGAATTAGAAAATTGAGTGTATTTTGGAAGTCGGATGAGTTCGGCTGTGAGTTGATCATGATAAAAGTTTTTAATGTAGTGTTGgattatagtggttttactcaatttgatcctaaatgactttttgtgttcaatttaatttttgattttgatggttttacacaatttattCTGTTAGTTGACTATTAGAAATATGGtcataatggtaatttctcaccCTTCATCTCATTTGGAATGGATCCTTCGGCAAATCTTTGTACTCAAATAAaactctaaataaataaatacagaataaataaatatttgggtacgCTTTGAAGAGTGAGTGTTAGGTATGTTGGAACAAGTGAATGGTGTGTTGAGTTCCTTTGGAATCTAAATCCCTTTCTTGATAAAGATTCTACATGAAGATGGCACAATGAATAATATACTAACCAAGCAAACCATTCCAGATTCCAGTAGATTCAATATGACAACCTAGTACTAAATGACAAACTCACCAACTTAACAAATCATCAGACAAAGTCCATGATGAATGTACACAATCCAAGTTTTGCTTTCATCACAACCCAGAAACAATTCTGGAATCTAGAAAGAGCTAATGGCAAACCATTGTCCAAATCCACTAATTCAGTGAACAAAATGAAGAACCAGAGACCAGATTGGATACACCAACAAGAGGATGATGCCTACTGTGTTCGATATACCGTGGCTTTGAGTGAAGGAATTGCGGAATCCCCCAGACGCCCGGATGTGTTCTTGGAGCAGATAACAGCCGATCACGAGACATATTGCTGTTCCAATCCAGCTCTCTCTTATCGTGTAAGCGAAGAAGTTGGGAGAAACCACGAGAAGTAGGATTAGCGAGCCAGGCATTTCCAACCAGTCTGCATTATGCAAGAAACAGTCGATTAATTACCACAACAACGGTGCAAATACAGTTTATACACTTCGCCATTGCAGATTCACTTACCTGGGAAATGTCGGGGGAAGAACAGTCTTAGCACGACTGCTACGAGAGCAATCCATTTCCCAACTTCGCCCCTGTATCGTAGAATATAAACTGGTTGATAATCTTGTTATTGTAACAATTAAGCAGGGGACAAATTGAGATGTTCACCTTAAAAAGTCAAATAACACATCGGGAAAACTTAAGAAGATGTAAGGGATTAGAAGCGCGGTCAGCATGTTCGTTTTCCAGTTTGTCCGGTCCAGTATGAGCAAATAACTGCAGTCAATATGTGAACAGCTGTCAGCATAGAATCTCACTAGGAAACTTTGAAAGTTAGAAACAATAATTGATTTCACAGAATCATTTTTACCCCGTCCTAGTTTATGAATTTATTCATGTTGTTCTACCTAAAACTCTTGATGTTGCCTAACAATGTGTGTAAAAGTGCAACTTCTAAAAGATTTCAGAAAgctaagagagagagagagtaaaggCTTAATTATAATGTGTGTGCCTGCAGAAAAACCCCTAAAGTTTAACTACAAATACAAGCTTTCTATGGCTTGATGATTATATAAGATTTCGAAGAGCACGAAGATATCAAGGAAGCAATGCCAACCAAGTTGGCTACTTGATGATTACACAAAAGAAACTACTAATACAATTTTTCCTCAAACATCTATTTACCCTTTTTTGTGCACATCATTGCCTGATTCAGATCTCCAAAAGTAGACTAAGAATTCACTCATATAAAGCTCAAGTGGAATCCCCAATCTAGAACACAGTGTTGTTTATATTCACACCATTAAAACCCAGGAGAGGATGGGCAATCCCAGCCAAGTTGGTTAGGCAgttaacttggtaaccacacaccaatgttacaagttcgactcccaacAGGAACAggctattgaccttcttggtttaaaTCATTCAGCTAAGGACCACCTAGCCAGGTTTTCCTAAATGCACACTATTGGATCCAATAGTGACTGCGGTTTTTACTAGTCATTCGTATTCATTCCTCAGGACTTTCCTATAAAGGATAGCACTGCAGTCTCCAGAATTCCATTCAGCAGGGCTATTCTTTCCCTCGGAATGCCACTATTTCTTCTACAAGAGACACTAATGAAAAGTCTATTTCTGATTAAGCTAAATCACCAATGGTAATGTAGACAAAGGGATTTGATCCAACACAAAAAGGGAAAGCCAGAAAAGGCATTATTGTCTGTTTCTTGTACAATTATAAACAATGACCAAATCCAATTGAGAAGTCAATAcacattattttaacaaatcTCTCAAACAAAGGACTAACAGAAAGcaaaaaagaaatgttttttcccctctattttataataaaagGCAGATCAAAGATCAAAAGCTGAAATTTCATTTCACATCAATCAACCGCTGGAAAAATGGGTAGATTCTTGGGATCGTTTGGTgattaaaaaagattaaaaattgaaactttTCCGAATAAGAATCGAATATGGGCAGGTGAGAAAGTGAAAGAGGAAGTTACATGGCGGCAAAAGAGGCGACCCATTTGAGAAAAGAAGTGCCGAAGCCGAGACCGCCGAGCTTGGCGGCGTGTTTAAAGAGGTTGTTGGCGGCGTTCTTGAGGTCTCGGAGGTCGGCATTGATGAGTTCCTCGCCGGAAACTTCATCGGTCTTCATAGCCAAGTAATCCATTCTCCCCATTTCTCTTCTCCCACAGATCTGAGCTGCTTATTCTGTCCACAAAACCGCAGAGATCAATACCGCTAGTCCTTGTAGTATACCAGTGGATTGGATATAGTCTGGCAATTGGGTTTCTGTAATTATGACGATGAAGATGTCGATGGAGTTGACAACTGGCCATTCTGTGGGCCAGCTTGCTACCAGACCACGTGGAATTTCTTGACTGGTCTACAATTTCGCCGTAGTTTGTTGGTTGTCCCTTCAATGTCGAATCAGCAATAAAAGATCCTCATCGAACCACCTCGTAACTATATATGCCGacaagtttttagtttttagtttcttttttaataatattgaaattcgAACTCATGACTCCATTTAGGGAGTCACTTCGTGTCACTAGATTGTAAGGTCATTGACACAATCTTGTGAGTGACGAGGAACTTGCAATAATTATTCAAAAGGATTTGCACGGGACATACTCCGGCTATAACTCTAATGACGTAAATCGGTTGTCTATAATTGATCGGCTCAAATCGCCAATAGGTTATTCCCACAAAAGTTCAACTTGTAACCTTATAATTATCAGATTAACTGTTCGACCAATTTAACTGGGTTGTCTCAGTCTTACACAGAGTTACTCTATAGAGTTCTACACATAGAAGAGTCCAATTTATTACTCAAGCCCTAACGGTGCGCTAAATGCAAGATTTAAGTGTCGTTTCTTATCCTAGTATACATTTATAACACACATACACATTTCTTTTGGAGTTAGTAGGACCTCAATCCTCTTGTATCTAGTTAACAGATTATTATACAATGTAAGGTTTATCTAGTATACACCTTTGCACAATGACTACAGATTTTTCTTGTCGCCCAAAACCAGGAATGTTACTATACATCAGAGACTAAAAACAAGATGGTAAAATTATACTAGGCACTTAGATAAGGTTGATGGATATGGCCACAAGGGCAGTTGTCATCAATTACCATGGAGAAATCATGATGAGAGCAGAATGGTAACTATATTGCGCCAAAAATAAACACAAGTATTATACTTGTTTGGTGTTTAGCTTCAAATATACTAGTAGCACTGAAGTAGTAGATACAGGCCAggtatatatagagattgttGTGTCTAAACTAGCAGTTTCATTTACCCAGTAAGGTATTGGCTGGAGAACTGTCCTTACTTGACCATGGATCCTGCACAGAAACTGGAGAACTGTCCTTAATTTCCTCCATGGCAGAAAGGCCAACGATGACTTTCTGGGGGACGATCAGCCTCCTACTTCCCACCCCGCTTTTCTTAGTCGAACTCCCAAACGATTTCTCGCTGCCATTGCGTGGGGAGGAGCAAGACGAGGCGACTGAGGATGTCATGCATATGTTTTCCTCGACGGGAGCCCAAGCGCTGAGCCTGATTTGCTCCAGTTCGTCTGCCACTTCTGTCATCGAGGGCCTCATGTCCTTGTGGAATGCGAGGCATCTGAAAGCCAGCTCTGCTACCCTGTGAATGGACGAGAGTGTCCAGGCGTCCCTATGTGGCTCGAGATAGGGATCGATTATCTCGTCCATGTGGCCTTTCCCAATCCTGTCGATTGCCAGGGCTGCCAGGTTGATCTCGCTGTGGGGGCGGGAGAAATCGACGACTTTCTTTGCTGTTATGATCTCCACGAGAACCACACCAAAGCTGTACACGTCGCTCTTGTCAGAAAGATGGTAATTCTGATGGTACTGAGGGTCGAGGTAGCCCGGGGTCCCTTGTGGTGCTGTGGAGATGTGAGAGTCATCTGTCATTGCAAATCTGGAGAGCCCGAAATCAGCTATCTTCGAGTTGTAGCTCGAGTCCAAGAGTATATTGCTGGACTTAATATCTCGGTGGTATATAGGAGGATTCACAGCTGAGTGAAGGTGAGCGAGTGCCTGAGCAGTTTGAGTGGCAATGGCGAGGCGAACTGTCCATGGAAGATGTGACCGTGGCTCGGTTTGTAGATGCTGAGCCAGCGTCCCGTGGGGCATGAACTCATAAACGAGGATCTGTTCACCATTCTCGAGGCAACAACCTAAAAGACGAACCAAATTAGGATGGCTTACAGAGGACAGAAGTTTGATCTCGTTCATCACTTGCTCCACGCCGTCTGGATCTTGATGCCTTAGTCTCTTGATAGCAACGAGTTCGTTGTTGTTGAGCTTTCCTGCATAAACCGTGCCATACGCCCCGGTTCCCAGACGGGAAACATCAGCAAAACCATTCGTGGCTCTCTCGAGCTCTTTGTAGGGAAATTGAGGAACACTCGAGCCCCCTGCAGCTTCTGAAAACCGCTTAGCACTCATTCGTTTCTTCAGAGATGCAGATCGCCTTCGAATGCAGTAGTAGATGAGAGCCAACAGAGACATTAGAACAGCTCCTGCAACAACTCCTGTAAACACAAATGAAATTCATTTCTATCTGAAACGAGCTGGAAACCTCGATAGACTTGGTACATATATGTTATTGAAGTATGTATTTCATCTCGTCTAAAAATTTGTATTAGTGATTACCTCCAACGAGAACGCCAACTCTCGTCCCGCCACATTTACCAGACATGTACTTGGAAGCATTGCAACCAGAAACTGGGGAAATGGCAACAATGGAGGGAAAGAGGCAAGAAGTTGGTTAGCAAAGAGAACAAAACAAAACGACGAAAAAATAGCAAATAAAACAGAATTAGGATACTCTAATAGAGTATATCTTCCACATACGTTTTGCAGAACCATATGCATGAACTAAGAAGCAGATAGAGAGCCCAGAAAGTCCCAAACTCGGGAAATTTTGTGGATGGATGCCCATTTAATTCTACATTCTTAGCATTTTATATCAGAAGGTCTAATGCGGCTCACAAAGTCACATACTTGTGATAGTTTTACATTCTACATCAACCTATCGCGATTCAAAAGTTTTACACATTTGGAAATTGGAACACAGTCTTCAATGATTGTATTTGATTTACAAAAGACGAAGGAAACTGGTAGGTACCCAACATCTTTCTCATGCAAGCCAGtgcaaattttataatatactaCTCAGCTTATTCTAGAACCAAGTCCTAGTTCAAATTTCTGACTTTTGATGAAGCATGTGATCCTTCTTACTAATCATTAAACAATCAGTTATAGGAGGTTTTGACTTTCTAGGATTAAGATTGCCTGTTTTTTAAGGCGCCTGATATGAAAAGATCAATGTAACTCCACCTACTAAGCAATcaacttctttaaaaaaaaaacaggcaaAACATATATACAATTACACCCACCCCTCCCCCCTTTCATGATATTATCTTTAATCTACACCTTAACATATTGCAGAAACTTCCTACACACATCCATGGTTGAAGGTTGAAGTTTCAATCAACAAAAGCATTCGACTTTGACCAATCAAACAAAAATAGTTATTTATCTTATGACTAGTCTACCTTCCACCCACCTAAGGACTATGACTTTTCTTCATGTTAAGATTGCCAGAAATGGCCAAGAACCGATACTGTAAATTCAGTTGATCTTCCTTGCAAAAGAAAAGTCGCagtttttctgtttttttttttcctggatAAGTGCAAGTTCGAATCTTTTATGATGATTTTCTAGCCCGTGTCAAAGAAAAAGAACACGGATAAAGGAACTAAGAATGGAAGTCCAGGCAATTCATGGGAGGCAAAAGGAATCTGAAGAGTTAAATTCCAAGTCCAATTTGGAGGTCACTAAGGGAGCATTCAACACTGAACAGCTATGAAGTTCAAAAGCAACTTTCATGGATTCAAACCCAGAAATAAAGCTTTATTGACCCATTCTAAGTTCTGTACTACATAGTCtatattcattttatattaCAATTGTACTAGGTTTTCCATGGATGGCCAGCTCATATGTTGTGCCCATAGGATAAAGCTAAGGCACCCAAAATTCATATCTTTCCCATCATCATTTTGCTTAAAGTCAAATTCAACTAAAGCATCCCCAAATtccattttaaacaaaattaaagaaaaataagaattgaaCAACCCCACTCAAGCTGGTCAGACTGTTAACTGAGTAACCACAATAACCCCACTCAAGCTGGTCAGACTGTTAACTGAGTAACCACAATATTGACGGTTTGTGGGGGACACTTATTGGTCTTTGGTCAGCTAAGACAACCTAGTTTAATTTATGTACAACATAAGTAATAGTTGCTAGTTGCGAGTTTCTCTcgtcacaaaaaaaatatttatttatttaattaaaatttgacaaaaaaagaTCTTACCTTCCCGGCAACCATCGCCGGCGGCGAAACCATCTCCGACGAAGCCATCATTACACGAGCACCGGTACCCTTTGCTTCTGTTTTGAGGGTTTTGAAGGTCAACGGGTAAACACTTGGCATTGTGATGGCAGCTACAGTTCCCCTCCAGCCACCACACAAGCTCCACCGTCTGAAGCTCCAGCGACACGGCGGAGCTCTGACCCGTCGTATTATCCACCGCGATTGAAGACGCCACCACCGTGCAATTCGACCGCTTCAGGCTGTCGTAGTTCAGAAACCTCGCGCTTTTATCCACATCGAAGAAACAACTGGTGTTGCTATTCGCCGAATTACACCGCCGCCATCCAAGGCGATTCTCCACCCACCTCGTCGGCACCGTGCAATCCGTCAACGGCTCCGTGCAATTCTCCAACAAAAAACCGTTCCGCGACGACATCTTAAAGTTCCGGCCGTTAAGCGGCAAGAGCTTTTCAATCCCCCGGCCGCAATCCACCGGAATGCTAACCAAAATACTCTCAGCCGTCAGATTCTGCACCTTAAATCCCCCAATTTCCGCCTCCCCGTCTCCCCTACAATTCAGGCGAATTCCAGAACCTTCTGAGAATCCAAACGGGTAAGGAAGCTTCTTATCACGACATTTCGTCACATTATTATTCCCCACAACGCACTGCAAAATCAGGTTGAAGAAAACGAGTCCGACGAATATGTCATAAACCCCCATTACCCTAAACCGCGATTGGAGCTAATGAAAAAAGCAACTTAACCATCAGAAATCTGCAAACAGAtcgagagagaagagagaaagaagaaatcaaaaagGATGTTTGACTTGGGGAGCCGCCATTAATGCAGAGGAAATAAATAAAGAGGTTGTTGGGGAGGTCATGCTCTTTAATAAATGCACTGTTCCGCCATTAGAGAGTAATATACCTTAGCTTGATCACCACTCATTTACTCTCACCATCGTCTTCCGAGTGGTTGAGGTAATTGTAGCAATTAATTTCGTCCTTTTCTTATCCCCGACAACCTATGCCCAGGGGCTCGTGTCTTACTTTTCTGCAGCGGACTATAAGCTCTGCTATAAATTATAATACGTGTTGAAAGGTTCCTGAGATCGACCAAAGGTTTAGTCTTTGGATTTGAATGCTTAAATGCTTTGATGATGATTCAAGTTTAaaccagagagagagagagagagagagacagagattGAAATGCCGGGAAAGTTACCGGTTTCTCACGCTGCTGTGATTGACGGGAGTCCATTTTATTGAATCTGCCTTTTTCCGGCCCAAATGACATTTGTGTCCTTCCCGTTCtggattaattaaataattatttgtttcGTATATGATAATTACTTGACTAGCTaaattttaatctttcttttgattttatttaatttttggttgTTGCATCAAGTGGGACGATGAAAACGAAATTCATATTTAGGTTCATACGAAAGTCTACCATGGCAATCATAcatgtattattattgtatttgatattatcaatatattatatatatagttgcatCAACTATCAAGGGCATTGGCTCTTTCATATGAGAAGTCATGTGTTTGAGTCTCAGTATGGGCGGTTTTGACTCTGCGTGTTTCAATAGGTTTataaaatagttatgaacattgatgggtaaatatgcacatgtactagtcggtccgtaaatcacctgtccgtcggtcacccaacctgtccgtcggtcacccaaccggtccgtcgacggtcacccggtccgtcggccgcatgatcggaagcaacacaccttgtggattggaggctcacgagcgcaacagttgcttgatgtgacgaccgacaacttttcgggaacaagggatccgtgttttcatcacctcgagtaactcaaccacttcgagcaaaccgatgcgcattttgcggagtgacagcccatatgccctccacttgcatatcagacaccatgtgcatagtgaatccactttgtataaatatagggcTAATTCCCCTCACTAGGGGAGAGGAaggaactcatcagtactacactaatacacttgtgatttgctcattcgtctctcttgctctctccttgttaccgttcgtcacccgtagagctatatagcttcttaccgctcagtcgtcaaccggtagagcgaccgattgaccggccgagcggcatccttcaccacacgtaacacacgtattcgtagcgtaatcgtagacccgtttacatttacgctatcaaacATATACTATATAGTAAGAGAGTTAgtaatattgaaaaaatatatataaatgtatcaACTAATgaacattattataataatttttattatactctacactttaatttttctttttttatgtttattgtctaaagaaaaatataacgGATCTAAACCTTtgtaaatttactttttataagTACACATGTCTtgttttttaaaggtaaaagcTTCTTAAGTTAAGAGAATTGTACCATGACCCTTAAATTAAAAGGTCTCCATATATTCAATTGAGTTATAGACCTATAGTGTATCGTCTATTAAACTATAGCCCGTTatgtagttttattttttttaattttttttaatacacctAAGCTCCATTTTAGCATTAGAAACTTATGTGTCAAGTGTCAACCCATATATTAGTCACATACTCACATAAAACCTTAACCTGATAAATAAGTTGTTTATAACTTAATTGAACATAATTCGTGATTTAaggaatttgaatttttttttttacgcaatcttttttgtttttttggctaagttcaattgcactatatattCATCGacttaagttaatttttttaaaacttttaatggaaaataattataataagtgTACAAGGTTTATACACGTAATTGaaagttttctaaaaaataaaaaacaacttGGTGGAACTGTTTCATTCAAACACTACCTAAAAAGCACTCAGAGAACCTAAAGTTAATTTAAACCTATACCACTCTGAGTGAACGAATCTTCCctatatatgataatttaaaATGATAGGTCCACATACAAATAGTGTTCAACGCTTTACAGCCATTTGTTCATTACGCACTGCGGTAGTATCCATTTTGTGTATGTGACACCATGCATGCTTCAGTTTGACTTAATTTCCAGATCTACCAAGAGCCTTTGTTACGTTGCGAGAGATGATGCTCAATTGTTACTTCGCTAGTTTTACTTTTAACTTAACTCTTAATTTTCAAGTACcaagaattatattttattcacTCAATCACTTTTCAGTATACATGTATGTGTATAATAATTGATtctttgatttacaaaaaaattcGAAACCGTTACTTTAATTTGCCTCCCGAGAGTCGAACTTAGAACTTTGTGATTATTAGCTAACTGTTTACAAACTCGGCTAGGGTTTCCCTGGTAGTTGATTCTTGTGTTTATGatatttgttaaaataaataaatgatgatTTGGAGCAATTACTGAGTAGGCTTCAAGTTGAAGCTGAGATAATGAAAGGTGGAGTGGGACACCAAACACTAAGCCAGTAGAGATCGAGTGTGCGTACGTACACAAAAGCTCAAGTTAGGTCACCGGCGGGTCAGATGCATTATTTTTCATCAAACATATATGCCCACAAATTGCTCAAACCACATTGCCAACCTTTTATAAGAGTCGAGTACAAAATAATTGAGAGATGACTCAACTAACTTAATATTGTGATAAATTATGATAAAAGTGTACAAGTGATCTGAGATGTATATATGTAGAGTAAGATTAAAGATGTTTAGATAACAGAACGGTAAACCACCTTAGTAGCTTGTGTTATGCAAACACTACAACGTATAATTAGGATATAATGTAATGCTCTCTGGTTAGTGGACGTGGCCAGTTGGACAAAAGGTATGCGTATTGTTAGACAATTACAATGACTAGTTCAATGGTATGGTAGACTGGTAGGCATAT of Ipomoea triloba cultivar NCNSP0323 chromosome 3, ASM357664v1 contains these proteins:
- the LOC116014524 gene encoding cold-regulated 413 plasma membrane protein 2 gives rise to the protein MGRMDYLAMKTDEVSGEELINADLRDLKNAANNLFKHAAKLGGLGFGTSFLKWVASFAAIYLLILDRTNWKTNMLTALLIPYIFLSFPDVLFDFLRGEVGKWIALVAVVLRLFFPRHFPDWLEMPGSLILLLVVSPNFFAYTIRESWIGTAICLVIGCYLLQEHIRASGGFRNSFTQSHGISNTVGIILLLVYPIWSLVLHFVH
- the LOC116014523 gene encoding wall-associated receptor kinase-like 14, yielding MGVYDIFVGLVFFNLILQCVVGNNNVTKCRDKKLPYPFGFSEGSGIRLNCRGDGEAEIGGFKVQNLTAESILVSIPVDCGRGIEKLLPLNGRNFKMSSRNGFLLENCTEPLTDCTVPTRWVENRLGWRRCNSANSNTSCFFDVDKSARFLNYDSLKRSNCTVVASSIAVDNTTGQSSAVSLELQTVELVWWLEGNCSCHHNAKCLPVDLQNPQNRSKGYRCSCNDGFVGDGFAAGDGCREVSGCNASKYMSGKCGGTRVGVLVGGVVAGAVLMSLLALIYYCIRRRSASLKKRMSAKRFSEAAGGSSVPQFPYKELERATNGFADVSRLGTGAYGTVYAGKLNNNELVAIKRLRHQDPDGVEQVMNEIKLLSSVSHPNLVRLLGCCLENGEQILVYEFMPHGTLAQHLQTEPRSHLPWTVRLAIATQTAQALAHLHSAVNPPIYHRDIKSSNILLDSSYNSKIADFGLSRFAMTDDSHISTAPQGTPGYLDPQYHQNYHLSDKSDVYSFGVVLVEIITAKKVVDFSRPHSEINLAALAIDRIGKGHMDEIIDPYLEPHRDAWTLSSIHRVAELAFRCLAFHKDMRPSMTEVADELEQIRLSAWAPVEENICMTSSVASSCSSPRNGSEKSFGSSTKKSGVGSRRLIVPQKVIVGLSAMEEIKDSSPVSVQDPWSSKDSSPANTLLGK